Part of the Cercospora beticola chromosome 5, complete sequence genome is shown below.
ATGGCCGTCGTGCACAGTGGCAGAGCTCATTGGGCTGGGATGATGTGCCCAACGTGAATGAATCACGCCGCCACTCGCTGGCAGATATCCCCACCCGCCGCGGCTCCCTCGCTGCTGGTGAGCCTTCGCTTCTATCACGAACCTTCACACACGATCCCcaagaaagcgacgagttcCATCAACAACACAGCGGTAAGTAACCGACCTTCGCCATCGCCTCAACGACTTCCTGCTCCGCACCTGCCCTTCCTCACCCTGCAGCTGCCTCTGCAACGGTCGCGCCTGCCTTCAGTACCAGCAGCGCGAGCCAATCACGTTGCACCAATTACAGGCCATTGTGGTCAGACTTCACTTCTGGCACCACTACCCTCTGCTGCCTCGTTTCTGCCTATCCATTTCCACCCCCCTTTACCTCATCCTTCGACACGATTCGTTTTCGGCGCACCTTCACCACTACCCGCACAGCATTACACCAACATAGCTTAGCCATAGAGCTTAGGCGACAACAGTTCTAACTAGTGAGTTGCAGATTATCAGGGGTACGCACTTGGCGCGGAAAACACTTCTAACATGACTAGAGCGCCAGACGGCCAAAGCGCTTTCGACATTCCAGCCATGTACCGTGTGCCTCACGTGTCGCTTACCCAGACCGAGCGTCGCGACATTGAGATGAGACGTGAACAGCAGCCGAACAGTGCACCACAATGGGGTCCCTCCGCCGGCCGTCCACGCAAGCAGCTTTACATTGTGAGCTTCAAGTGCTCGCGCGTTGACGTCTTCTACCTGCTGGACAACACCGGCTTGACTGTTCGCGAAGGCGATCTCGTCATTGTGGAAGCCGACCGCGGTCAGGATCTCGGCACTGTGCAGCATGCCAAAGTCACGCCGGACGTGGCTCGcctgttgaagaagaagtattccGAAGAGCAATACAAGTGGCTCATGATGTACTCGCGCAACAAGGATGGCGGCTATAACCCGAATGCTCAGATTCAGAATGACAGCAGCGGCGGAGGCATGATGGGTTCCGCTTTCGCCAATGAACTGCCATCCAGCATGCAGGGAGCCTTGCCTCGCGATAACTTCAACAACCTCAAGCCGAAAGCGATCAAGCGCCTGGCTAGTGACCACGAGATCAAGATGCTGGCTGAAAAAGAAGGCAATGAGGCCAAGGCCAAGCGCACTTGTCAGCAGAAGGTTCAGCATCTTCGTCTGCAGATGGAGATTCTCGATGCAGAGTGGCAATGGTAAGAGTAGCAGTCAATGTATTTCTCCACTGCACCGCTAACAGTCTCACAGGGACTTCCAAAAGCTgatcttctactactacgcCGACCACTACATCAACTTCAAAGATCTGATCACCGAGCTCTATCGCATCTACAAGACTCGCATCTGGCTGTCTGCGATCAACCCTGCTTCATTCTCCCAGCACGCGATGGGTCAGCCACCGAGTGGCATTGGTCCAGGCGCCGTCGCTCCATACAACCCATACGCTACGAACCAGGGTTACACCATGGCTTATGGCGAAGACAGAGATCCCTATGGTGCCCAGATGCCATATCGCATTCCCTACGAAACCTACACGCCGAACTATCCCGCGATTCCTGGAGTCACAAACAGCTTCGCACCGCAACCCTTTGGCGAGCAGCCCAACTATGCGTTCTATGGTCAGCCACCACAGCAGTCACCAACCGGCCCTGGCTTGCAGCAGACTTTCTCGCCAAGTACCGGCGAGATGTATGCTGGTCCTGGTCAGCTCGTGAATCGTGGTGGCCAGAACAACAACTTCTTCTACGATGGCAATCGCAACATGGAGCAGCTTCTCGGCTCGGCGAATGGGCTCGGCGCAGCTCCAGACAATCATGGAATGCAAGGCATGGGCGGTCGTGAAGGCTTTGGCCAAGCACCTGATCAGCCATTCTCGCGCCCATTCCCAGGCATGATGGGTGCTGCTCCGCAGTCACCAAATGACTACACCTCGCCACAGTCGAAGGTCCCGCAGCGAAAGCTGACACAGCCTCCGATCGGCACGCGCCCGGTCTTTGGTAGCGCGGATCCATTCAGCTTTCCTCCACCGCAGCAACGTGCTGGCCCCGGTCAGGAGCAACCGCGCCTGGTGTTCGGACAGCAGCCAGCCCCAAACGATAGTGCTGGTCCCGATACCCGACTTGAAGGGCTTGCTGATCTTGGATCTGGCGGCAAAGAGCAAGACAAGAAGGCTGACAAGATGACGGAGAAGATGAACAAGGCAGACATGATGCTTCGTTTCCTCAACAACACCGATGCTCCTGAAGACCCATAGACTATTGCCTATGGGACTTCAAGACTGATCACAACATATCAAAAGCGACATCCCATCAGCACGCCCAAGGCGTCTACGACACAATCGACGACACCACTGCGATCTACAAAAAGCCACAAAACAATTGACGACTTGAAACTTGCCTTTTTCTCCTTGATCTCTACCCTTACGACCACGACTGCGATTGCTTGTGATTATTGGCATTCTTCATTGGAGCGAGGGAGAAGAGCATAAGGAGGCGATCTCCAGCGACACACCACAGAGGCGTTTACGATGGGGTGGTCACGGTTCTGCAGCAATGAGATGACCAATAAAAGAATTTTTGGGGAAGTGTTTTTCTGCGGCTATCACGACTTGGGCACAGACATGGGTTCGAGCTCTTGCATGAGAGCTCGCTGACATTGAGGTGCGTAGGGTAAGTAAGGTAGGAGGACATATCTAAAAAGAAAACGATTGGAGATATTCGGTCAGAATCACTTTCGATTCCATAACATGAGTGCCTGCCTACTTGCCCATCCCTCACGGATGAAGCCAACCTGGAGACAACACTGATTACTGAACCAACCAGCCAGCACTCACCTTACCCAGCCATTCTCGCGCTTCGCACTGACCGAGCTCCTTCCTACCCACAGTCACGGTGTCATTTTTGCCGAAAACTACCAAGCGTTCTATACCAAGCCGGACTAAAACTCACGATGACGGCCAAGCGCACTCCGCCACGGACATGATCTAGCTTGTCAGATTCGCGGTCTAATCACCTTCGCTTCTTACCTTCTCGGATAGGCGGAAGGGCGAAGTTTCGTGGGACCTGGACCGGCAGTTGAGGTTTGAGTTTGGTAGTTCTTTAGCTTTCCGAGTTGGTGGGCCAATTGCTTCCTGGGAAGCTTTTTCAGTTTTGGGATTTTTTTGGGAGAGGGGATGGGGTTGTggagcgaggaagatgacTGTGGTGGTGAGCATTATTTTAGGATGGTAAAATATATTTCTGTTGTCGTTGTTATGAGTTTCACATTAGAAGCCCTGCTGTTGAACATTGAATATATCCGTCGTATTGAGAATTGTTTGACAGCAGTATACCGAAAACCTGGGGGACCGCACATGGCGTGCAAGGAAACTTTGTTCAATTGTTGAATTGAATTGAATTTCAATCGCTCTGAACTATCACTTTCGCGGCAAAACCGGGAAAGCGCGTCTGTTTGGGATTCGCTTTGAGCAAGAACAGGAAAAGACTTCCTTGGTCAAAGCTGGGTTTGCAATCCTTCGCAGGCGTTAGTTTTGGACAGCCGCTGGTGTCCGCTGCTAGGAGTTCCACTGAGAAGTTCTGTGATGACCATTTCACGAAATTGGGGGAATTGGGGTACAAAATGTGCAATGGTTTGCGATGTGCTGAGGGCTGGAATTGTAGTGTTGTTGTGGGCGTTCTTGTGTCCTGGCTTTTTACAGTACTTGTACATAGTGAATTTACATTATTATTTTGGGTGCGATTGCCCGACTGTCGATCTCTGTACAATAGAGCGAACCttgtcttcagcttcttgtcTGCACATTCCCTCCTGATCTCTCTCGGTTCGTAGGTGTCGTCTTGCTAAACGAGCATTACCGCATGGCAGAGCACAACTTCGTCCATCCATTTGAGACGTCTCGATCGAGGCTCTTCCAGCCGAGGCATTGATGCAGGTACTACTAAGACCGGTGTCTCACCTCTACCAACCACTGTGATGTCGTAAGGACCGCGTGGAGTTTGCAGTAGCGTGGACCATCGCTCAGCCACTCAGCCTCGTTGGCAGGCACTCCAGGCTTCGAACACCCGCTAGAGTACCTCAGAGAACTTGCCAATGCAACAACAAGCGGAGAGTCCAGAGACCGAAGACCTGGTTCAAGATGTACAGAATGCTGGTATCGCAGACACTTCCGTTGGTTTCCCGGTTCTAGTAGCCATTCGAGAGTTCAGACAAGGGTCCACATTTGTGTAGAGTGGCTTAATGTCAGGCTTGATGCTGTCATGGCTGAGGCTCCGCCTGAGAGTGTACTTCCCGTGTTTATTGCATAGTTTGACATGCCGCTGGTGTGCCGCGAATGAGTGCCAATAGCAATTGAATAAGGCAGTTatgcctcgtcatcttcgacgGATTGTGGTAGTGGTGTGGTGATTAGATGCATTGAGGGCTTCCGCCACTTCACTGCATCCAATGGCTGCCTCTGGCGGCGCTGATGCCTCAATATAAGCAATGCTCTTGCAGCGGATGACTTTCCATCAATGATCGGATGCGGGCTTCCGTCGTTGTTGGTCGTCTTGTGGGTCCGAGGAAGTGTCTGTTGCTCCTCCTTCGACTGTTCATCTTGCAGTGCTAGGTCTCCGATCGCCACCTCCTCGTCTAAGCCGCGAACCATGAAAGCAGAGCAGAATTGGTATAGCGCCCAGAAGTATACTGATACCGCCGTAGACACTCATGCCTGGTCCAGGTCCAAGGTTCAAAACATCCTTTGCAGATAGCGAGAAAAAGAATGCAAGAAGCCAAATGAGCATGTTGCTTGCAGCAAGCACTGACCGCTCGTCTTCAAAGCTTTCCAGCAGATATTGCACGATACTGACGAGAACGACCAGCAGACTCGCAGCGAAAACTGCCATTGCCAGTAGCGGCACGAACCAGTGAATCTTGCTGCTTGTCGTCCAGCCCAGCATAAAAAGTGATACGCCAATCAGGACTAAAGCTGGTATTGAAGGTCTCAGGCGCCAttccggcggtggtggcgagGTTTTGGGTAAAGCTGTCTTGCGGCGAGCTGCAACTGAAGGTGCACGTGCTGGAGCGGGAGCAGCCAGAGTAGATGCAGACTCTAGGGACTTGATGGTAGCGCTGCGATGATGCTGGATGTCCCTAAAGTTGTTCTGGTTGGTCCATGTTGACATGCTCAGGTTTGTCGACGGCGAGGCGTGGAATGCAAGCGCTTCTGCGAGCACTCTGGCCAATTCGAATCGATCAAAGTTGATCTTCCATGCATCTAGAATGGTGCAAAAATGCTGAAACTCGAGATTCTGCTCGAGAACGAAGAGCAGGCGCTCGACTGAAATTTGCTTGTCGGCGTTGCAATCAATGCCGTTGAGGTAGGTCGCTGCAGCTTTAGCCATGGTGACGTTTCGGTGTCGATCGTCTTGAGGCTGTTCTTCGACTTTAGTCCTCAGGCTCGACATCCTCTTCAGTGAGTTCAATACAGAATTGGATCTGCCTAGCGCGGAAGGGGGGCGGTGATGTTGCTCTGCAGATCGGGGCAAGAGATCGAATATAGAGGCTCGCCTGCctggcgatggaggaggatgactGGAATGGCCTGGCGACTTTGGCATGGTATCGAAAACAGAGCCCCATGTGCTGACTGAGGCCGTGGAACGAGGCGCAAGCTTCGATAGTGTAGATTGTAATCGCCAAGGCTCGTGCGCTGAATAGAGCGATTTCTCGTCTTCACTGGCTGCCTCTTCTTTGAAACGGACGACCCATGGCTCGTAGTACCAGTGCTGATACGCAAGCAGGAGAGACAAGGCCAGCGCCACTCCGATCGACATACTCACGAACGAGAGCCCTTGAACGCCCGGCTTGAATTGGTGCGTCTTGCCCAACAACGTTGGGAATGCAATACAGATGTTGTACATTACGCCGAGATGGTACGCTCCATATGCGACTCCAGCTATAAGAACTGGCTCCAGAATAAGCATTCGCAGTGGAGCCAAGCAAATGGCATCGCAGTCTTCCTTGGACAGCGCGAACAGTTTCGCCGAGTCTTTTTTCCGGCGATTGATGGCTTCCTTTGCGGTCTCCTTCATGAGGGCCATGGGGATCATGCACACAACGAtcaagatgacgatgacatATTGTGTCCACTCGACTCCGCGCTCCTCAGCAGTATAGCCGCCGATGACTGGTCCGAGAGTAATGCCGAACAGTGTTGAAAATAGGTAAAGGGTCAGAGCCGATGATCGCTCACTTCCGTTCCagatgtcgaagatggtCCCGAACCCAAGGTGCAGTAGCGGAGCGCAGAATAGCCCAGAGAAGAATCTGCATGCCAAAAAGCCCGCGACGCCGCTGACGATAGCCGTGGCAGTAACGAAAATGGCGAAAAGTGGGAGAGTCACCAGGTATACCAGTTTGCGACCAAGAGCTTCGCTGCCTAGATTGCTAAGTATGGGACCAAAGACGAGTCCGAAAAGGTAGAGAGATGTTGGTAGAGCAGCTTTCGCGCTTGCAGAGTCGGTGTGTATGGTTGGGTCTTGAGACGGGGTCAATATCGTCGATGCCAATGTGCATACAAACGCAATGAAGCCTAATCACAGTTAATGATGAAGCTCGGCGGAAAAGTCGTTTGTCTCTCAACTTACAAGCCACGGCAGTATGCATCCAACGCGTTTTTCTCGTCCAGTTCCTAGGGTTGCCGCCAAATATCTCCCAATGCAGCTCCGCGTGGATATCATGTTGTTTTGAAGCATGCTCGCTCATCGACTGCTCAGCTTTCAAGCTTTCATATGACCTTCCAATGGGGGGCGGAGGTGGTGCGCCTGGTTCCAGAAACTCTCTCTGTATCGGACTTGTAGGAGTCGTCAATGACCTGTTATGAGGCGCACTCATGCCTCTGGAATGTCTCCTCGCATCTTGTTGTAGGTGAGATGTCTCCGCGTGTGATAGTCTTGCCGTTATGTGCCCAAGGTCGTAAGATGATCGCTTCATGGACCTTTTCTTCCATGAGTCGCTGGGGAGCGCCGGATGTGGTTCTTCTGGTAGGTTCATGCTCATGTTCGAGTtgcgcgaagatgaggaagatgccTTGAAGTGATTGCTTTTGGCGGCGCTTGAGTTCGCGGTCAAGCTGCGCGTGGCTGATGAAGCTGCTGGCGCGACCTTCGCGTCGTTTCCTGTCATGTCTGCTGGGTAGTATCCTTTATCTGTCGATGTTCGTGGAGAATAATTGCGCTGACTGTCAGCTCATAGGCCTTCTTGCCGTCCCATTCCTCGTCGAAGCTATCTGTTCATGCATCCAACCTGACAAACGCGCAGAGAAGACGAGacgtccagcagcagcgcgccaGACACTGCGCATATGTCGCTCGGGAGAACTTAACGGCATCCCTACCTTCCTCATGACGGCAGCAGAGCACTCCCGCAACAGCAAACCATGCGCGTGTAGTCCGATGGTCCAGGGATCTTCTACTCAGCGGCGCGTTGCAGCTTCCGTTCAAAGTCGCCTCACGCGCCAGAAACATGATTTGCGCTCCAATCGAAATCGCAATCTACGCACTTTAATTGAGGGCACGGTCGAGAAATGGCACGTTGAACCGGGATGCATGAGGCGACACGTGAAGTCAAAGTTGGCAAAGCAAGGTTGGGATGCGACGAAATTCTAAATTTCGATGCGCAAAATGAACAACCAGACGACCTGGTCTTGGCGTGATTTGAGCACGGCTGGCAAGATCTGTGAATAGATTGTGCTATGATATGGAACATGATAATACAAGGGAGTATTTGCAAGCCTTGCGATGGGCGAGGATTGTAGAGAGAAGATCGATCTTATTCTGTGAACGAGTTCTGGAGGTTGAAGTTCTCCGGAACGTGAAACCGTTGGCACCCGACGCTCGTTGACAGGTGCTGCAGCAACGGTCAGGCCAGCAAGGAGAAACAGTGGCAGTTCCAGAAGACACAGATTCGGACAATAAAATCGTTACATTGACACTCTCCTTGTCGTCGCTGCATCTTTGACACAGATGAGCTCTTCAGACGATGTCCAGAGCAGCCAATGAACATGCTCCATTGAGGCAACTCAGCATTCGAACCCACCAGATGCGTGTTTCGCAAGCTCGACGTGGCTGACACGAATGGCCGACACCAAAGTCTCTGCACCGACCGTTTCCTGTGATAATCGTTCCGCATGACAATGCCACCTAACCTTTCTTCAGCGCATCTTTCAACTTTGACCACGAAGCCTCCAAAGCCAGGCGATGCGACGACTTCTGGCCAACATTATCCTTCTTGTCAGTCTGCGTATCTCTATTCTTGTCAGCGGTGTCGAACACTTTGGCACGCTCTTGGTTGTAGTTGCGCAATTTGCCATCGGGATCCGGAAGTCGTTCGACAGGGTCCACCCAGAAGACATCGTTTTCTGCAGGGTATTGACTGCCCATAGCAGTGCCTGTGCGTGGCTGAGGAGCAGAGACGCCTGCTTGCGGCTCAAGGTGACTCTGTCGAAAGCTCTGGTCGATCGGAGCTGCCAACGGAGTGAGCCTGTTACTGGGTTGGTGGTGATATTGGCAATTCTGGCACTCTAATTTGGGAGCATCGGCAGGCAGCGGTAATGTTGTAGTTCTTGCACATGGTTCCCCgagttgatgttgttgaaggTTTGACCTGCATCGCACAACCACATCGTTGCTGGCGAGACAGTGTGTGCACTGCCATCTGTAATATTGACACATGGTCAAGACTGGTGTCTAGATCGGAACTGCAATGCACATCAGTGCTAGAGGTGCCTGGAGGTTTAGTATTCATCGACCTATTGCTTGTTTGAACAATGCCGTCTAACATTCT
Proteins encoded:
- a CDS encoding uncharacterized protein (antiSMASH:Cluster_18), coding for MNPARRATPDSEAVASSEDEKPWPSSMSFGKFPLKEGGMPGLPGGIWSTRSGSFKLSDKAKLDARASVRLGAVNQVRGTPSPSVSEGAGALPFAIPLQPTPKTGRSMSHSQGQREPSQNVSGTQQGSHAALPLGLLAEEEADTESESELGTRLTHTTSHPPIGSLMRTATLPPTFDHPRGSSNDSDYQDSHSPQPGLLRGQTFGAAFANLSLDHNGRRAQWQSSLGWDDVPNVNESRRHSLADIPTRRGSLAAGEPSLLSRTFTHDPQESDEFHQQHSDYQGYALGAENTSNMTRAPDGQSAFDIPAMYRVPHVSLTQTERRDIEMRREQQPNSAPQWGPSAGRPRKQLYIVSFKCSRVDVFYLLDNTGLTVREGDLVIVEADRGQDLGTVQHAKVTPDVARLLKKKYSEEQYKWLMMYSRNKDGGYNPNAQIQNDSSGGGMMGSAFANELPSSMQGALPRDNFNNLKPKAIKRLASDHEIKMLAEKEGNEAKAKRTCQQKVQHLRLQMEILDAEWQWDFQKLIFYYYADHYINFKDLITELYRIYKTRIWLSAINPASFSQHAMGQPPSGIGPGAVAPYNPYATNQGYTMAYGEDRDPYGAQMPYRIPYETYTPNYPAIPGVTNSFAPQPFGEQPNYAFYGQPPQQSPTGPGLQQTFSPSTGEMYAGPGQLVNRGGQNNNFFYDGNRNMEQLLGSANGLGAAPDNHGMQGMGGREGFGQAPDQPFSRPFPGMMGAAPQSPNDYTSPQSKVPQRKLTQPPIGTRPVFGSADPFSFPPPQQRAGPGQEQPRLVFGQQPAPNDSAGPDTRLEGLADLGSGGKEQDKKADKMTEKMNKADMMLRFLNNTDAPEDP
- a CDS encoding uncharacterized protein (antiSMASH:Cluster_18), with product MTGNDAKVAPAASSATRSLTANSSAAKSNHFKASSSSSRNSNMSMNLPEEPHPALPSDSWKKRSMKRSSYDLGHITARLSHAETSHLQQDARRHSRGMSAPHNRSLTTPTSPIQREFLEPGAPPPPPIGRSYESLKAEQSMSEHASKQHDIHAELHWEIFGGNPRNWTRKTRWMHTAVACFIAFVCTLASTILTPSQDPTIHTDSASAKAALPTSLYLFGLVFGPILSNLGSEALGRKLVYLVTLPLFAIFVTATAIVSGVAGFLACRFFSGLFCAPLLHLGFGTIFDIWNGSERSSALTLYLFSTLFGITLGPVIGGYTAEERGVEWTQYVIVILIVVCMIPMALMKETAKEAINRRKKDSAKLFALSKEDCDAICLAPLRMLILEPVLIAGVAYGAYHLGVMYNICIAFPTLLGKTHQFKPGVQGLSFVSMSIGVALALSLLLAYQHWYYEPWVVRFKEEAASEDEKSLYSAHEPWRLQSTLSKLAPRSTASVSTWGSVFDTMPKSPGHSSHPPPSPGRRASIFDLLPRSAEQHHRPPSALGRSNSVLNSLKRMSSLRTKVEEQPQDDRHRNVTMAKAAATYLNGIDCNADKQISVERLLFVLEQNLEFQHFCTILDAWKINFDRFELARVLAEALAFHASPSTNLSMSTWTNQNNFRDIQHHRSATIKSLESASTLAAPAPARAPSVAARRKTALPKTSPPPPEWRLRPSIPALVLIGVSLFMLGWTTSSKIHWFVPLLAMAVFAASLLVVLVSIVQYLLESFEDERSVLAASNMLIWLLAFFFSLSAKDVLNLGPGPGMSVYGGISILLGAIPILLCFHGSRLRRGGGDRRPSTAR
- a CDS encoding uncharacterized protein (antiSMASH:Cluster_18), producing the protein MGSQYPAENDVFWVDPVERLPDPDGKLRNYNQERAKVFDTADKNRDTQTDKKDNVGQKSSHRLALEASWSKLKDALKKG